In one Alosa alosa isolate M-15738 ecotype Scorff River chromosome 14, AALO_Geno_1.1, whole genome shotgun sequence genomic region, the following are encoded:
- the rpl26 gene encoding 60S ribosomal protein L26 translates to MKLNPFVTSSRRKNRKRHFNAPSHIRRKIMSSPLSKELRQKYNVRSMPIRKDDEVQVVRGHYKGQQIGKVVQVYRKKYVIYIERVQREKANGTTVHVGIHPSKVVITRLKLDKDRKKILERKAKSRQDGKEKGKYKEETIEKMQE, encoded by the exons ATGAAGCTGAATCCCTTCGTCACCTCCTCCCGGCGGAAGAACCGCAAGAGGCACTTCAATGCCCCTTCTCACATCCGCAGGAAGATCatgtcctctcccctctccaagGAGCTGCGACAGAAGTACAACGTCCGCTCCATGCCCATACGCAAGGACGACGAGGTCCAG gtggtgcgTGGTCACTACAAGGGCCAGCAGATCGGCAAAGTGGTGCAGGTCTATCGTAAGAAGTACGTCATCTACATCGAGCGGGTGCAGCGCGAGAAGGCCAACGGAACCACCGTACATGTCGGCATCCACCCCAGCAAG gtggtgATCACACGCCTGAAGCTGGACAAGGACCGTAAGAAGATTCTCGAACGCAAAGCCAAGTCCCGCCAGGACGGCAAGGAGAAGGGCAAGTACAAGGAGGAGACCATCGAGAAGATGCAGGAGTGA